Below is a window of Shinella sp. PSBB067 DNA.
CGTGACCTCCAGTCCCCCGGCCGTTCTCACCGCCTTCTGCGGCGGGAACATGCCGCCGGCAAAAACCGTGTCGGGATCCCTGCCGTAAATCGCGGCATAGGTTTCCGGCGGGAGTGCCGCCAGATAGGTCGCGGAAACACCGAAGCTTGCCACCCAGCCGGCCGAGGCGTCGGCGGCCGAGATCTCCTCGACGAGGCGACAGAAGGCCTGCGGCGTGGCCCCGTCGCCGCCGAAACGCTTCGGCACGAAGGCGCGGTAGATGCCGACGTCCTGAAACTTCCGGATGATATCCAACGGGATATGGCGCAGCGCCTGGAACTCGTTGCGCCGCTCGACGATCTCCGCCTTCAAGGCGGAAAGTGCGGCATCCGGCGCAACAGGCTGGGTGAGATTCATCGCGTCGTTCCTTCCATCTGGAAAATCGCATTTGTTTCTGAGAGCCGGCGGGCGAGCGCGATGAGCCGGGCGTCGTCGCCCTTGCGCCCCACGAGCTGAACGCCGGAAGGCAAGCCGTCCGGCGTGGCGGCAGGCAGGACGATGGCCGGGTGGCCCGAAAGGTTGAACGGCCGCAGGAACCGGGTGAGCGAAAGCACTTTCGAAGGGTCGCCCGCATCGGCCAGAAGCGGCGGCACGAGCGGCAAAGCCGGCGTCAGGATCGCATCGTACCGCGCAAGCACGGCGTCGATCTCGGCGGTGAAGCGTTGCCGCACGTCTTCGGCATGGGCGACATCGGCATCCGTCAACAGCCGTGCGCGCTCCAGCCGGCCGCGCACGTCGGCCCCCAACGGCGCGTCGCTTTCCAGAAGATGGCGATTGGCCGCAAGCGTCTCCCGCCCGATGATCGCAAGACCGGCGGCGAAGGCGTCGTCGAGGAGGGGCAGTTCCACCGTCTCGATCCCGTCGCCAGCGCCGGCGCGCACATTCTCCTGCGCCTCCGCCATCCTGGGATCCACACCCTGGATCCTGGGATCCGCGCCCCGCCCGATGCCAAGGCGCGCGATCCTCACCTCTTCCTCAACGGCCTCGGGCGTGAAATCAGGGTCGAGAACGCTCATCGCATATTCGACCATCAACAGGCTGCGCGCGAAGATGCCGACGCAATCGAGCGAGCTTTTCGCCGGCAGGACGCCGGTGCGGTCGAGCCGCCCGAAGGTCGGCTTGAGGCCGATGACGCCGCAGCAGATGGCCGGCTGGCGCACGGAGCCACCAGTATCCGTTCCGATCGCGAACGCGACCTCGCCGGCCGCGACGGCAGCCGCCGAACCGGACGACGAACCGCCGGGAATCCGCGCCGGCCATTTGGGATTGAGCGGTGTGCCCTCGAAGGCGTTGATGCCGGTCATGCCGTAGGCGAGCTCGTGCATGCGTGTCTTGCCGACGATGCGACAGCCGGCCTCGAGCAGCCGGTCGACGATGACAGCATTGCGAGCGGCGGCCGGTGCATTCGACAGGGCGGCGCTACCGCACCGCGTCGTCATGCCGTCAATATCGATGCAATCCTTCACCGCGACCAGCGGGCCGGTGCCGGTTCCAAGCGAGAACCGGGCGGCAAATGCAGAGCCGCTGCTGTCAGCCTTGTCAAACATCGCTTTCGTTCCCCGGGTCTATCGCCCAACTTTTATGTGAAAATTACCGTAATGTTTCCTTCTGTCAATGCATCCGGATCGAAATTCTTAATTTTTATTTTTATTATCAATTGTTTAGGATAAGACAACGCTTCGCCATCCGGCTTACCAGCCGGTTCTCTGCCCTGTCTTTTATCCGGGGCTGGCCCCTCGCATTCCTGCTTTTGCGCAACAATAACATGAATATTCATGTAAATTCTTGCAGAAGATGCAAAAGTCTTTTTCGGGCCGCCGGTTCCTGGGCGGGAAAGTCCGTTCAAAGGCCAAAACGGAATAAACACTCTATTTCATGTGATTATTACCGCTTGACGCGACATCCTCGCCCTATAGCCTTGCCGCCGTGAACGTTTGGCCGGCGCTGCTGTGCAGATGCGCCACAATGAAAGACCGGAGGGAACCGAGATGATCACACAAGCAGACCTCGCGACGCTTGTTCGCCGTATCGAAACACTGGAGGCCGAGGCCGCGATCCGGCGGCTGCAGGCGCGGTACATGTTCCTTTGCGACACGCCCAATCCGGAGTTCGGGGTCGAGGACGACGCCGAGCGCATCGATCTCATCATGCAGCTCTATACCCGGGACGCTGTGTGGGAAGGCGTCGGCGAGTATTACACCAACCAGTTCGGAAAGGCCGAGGGCGCCGACGCGATCCGCCGCCACTTCCAGGGGTTCTGGGGCGGCAAGAAGGATCCGGCATTGATCCTCAACTGCCACTACCTCACCTCGGAGCAGATCCATGTCCACGACAGCGGCGCCACCGCCGACGGACAATGGGTGCACATGCAGCCCTGGCTCTTTTCCGACGGCAAGGCGTTGCTGCGGTCCTCGCGGCTCAACAACACGTTCCGCAAGGAGCCGGACGGCGCCTGGAAGATCACGCGCACCCGCACAGAAAACGTCTTCGTCGCCCCGCTGCCGGCCACCTGGGCATCGGACTACCCGTCGAAATCCGTGCTGATGAAACCCTGACAAGAGCGGGCGGGGCCCGGTTCGTCCGGCCCCGCCGCCCTTCACTCCCGCCAGAAGGGATGCGCCTTGAGCGCGCCGGTCTGCGCCCCATTGAAATCCGCGCCCGGCTGCTGGGCCAGCACGATAGGCAGGAAGGGA
It encodes the following:
- a CDS encoding nuclear transport factor 2 family protein translates to MITQADLATLVRRIETLEAEAAIRRLQARYMFLCDTPNPEFGVEDDAERIDLIMQLYTRDAVWEGVGEYYTNQFGKAEGADAIRRHFQGFWGGKKDPALILNCHYLTSEQIHVHDSGATADGQWVHMQPWLFSDGKALLRSSRLNNTFRKEPDGAWKITRTRTENVFVAPLPATWASDYPSKSVLMKP
- a CDS encoding amidase — protein: MFDKADSSGSAFAARFSLGTGTGPLVAVKDCIDIDGMTTRCGSAALSNAPAAARNAVIVDRLLEAGCRIVGKTRMHELAYGMTGINAFEGTPLNPKWPARIPGGSSSGSAAAVAAGEVAFAIGTDTGGSVRQPAICCGVIGLKPTFGRLDRTGVLPAKSSLDCVGIFARSLLMVEYAMSVLDPDFTPEAVEEEVRIARLGIGRGADPRIQGVDPRMAEAQENVRAGAGDGIETVELPLLDDAFAAGLAIIGRETLAANRHLLESDAPLGADVRGRLERARLLTDADVAHAEDVRQRFTAEIDAVLARYDAILTPALPLVPPLLADAGDPSKVLSLTRFLRPFNLSGHPAIVLPAATPDGLPSGVQLVGRKGDDARLIALARRLSETNAIFQMEGTTR